cgtgtaaaacctctaacattggtATCCTGTTTTTTTGTAggggaaataaaaatatttatcaactttcatttcattttgttgaACTATTCAAACTGAGCTTAATGTGAACTgaaaatgtgtatatatgtctctgatttaatatatacttttatataaatatcaccaCCTCACTTTATTAAAAgggaaaattacaaaatatcacttcTCAAGCCTTATATATGATAATGGTGTCAAGACACAACTTTGTCTCTAGAGTATATAGTTATAAAtgtgtagcagaactggaccgggtcgatcatgggcgaccaggtagctcaatcggtagagcatccggctagtgttcggaggtcccggatTCGAACaccggtctggccgtgcatttttccactcctaatacatttggtgccgtgaccaaaccttgtttcaagtgaggtgaatacttgacaaggggatacccaaacctgggttgtgagttgtgaagtcttcggggtcgaagacttaaaaaaaggagggaagagtgtagcggaactggaccgggtcgatcatcggcgaccaggtagctcaatcggtagagcatccggctagtgttcggaggtcccgggttcgaaccccggtctggccgtgcatttttccactcctactacaaATGTAATGCAAATCCATGTCAAAGTTATGTTCATATCTGCAAAGGCCaagtcagaaaaaaaatttataacAGACATTAAATGTAGTTACATATATACCAGGTACTTCAAATCATCTGCACGGCCTGGAAGTAGTACCACTAACATTTTCAAACATTTCTGTGATTATATTAACTGAGATGAGTTACATGCCCTTTGCTTGACTATTGCTACTATAACCATGATAACATAGAGGTTGCTTGTTGGccaattaattattttacattattaagCCAAAAGGCACTCCATGGCCTGTCATAAGTtttcctctaacattgttgacATGGTCCAGGGGAAACTGAGAATTTGTTAAAGTTTTGTATATGGTCCTAGCTGATTAAAGTGTTTAATTTTAGTGCTGCCTTTGTAACCatgatgttattatttgttttctttcagaTGGTATTTAGATGAACTTTAAGGGAGAATTAGACAACTGATCCAAACAACACATACCATGGCCTGTAGTTTAGGAAAATTACTTGGCTATCTACCAAAACCTTGTGCTGCATCATTCTCTAAACTCTCTACTGCTCCATTGTTGGTAAAAAAAGAGCCATTACTGATTCGTCAGCCATTGGTGTCATGTATGCCAGTGTCGTGTTGTAGTACCTGGTCACAACGCCAAAAACCCAAAGCCAACAAGaagaaaaaatttgaaaatgaagatCACTCTCAAATTCCCGGAACAAGGTTTCAAGATGGACCAAACAAATACCAGCCAAAGTCACCATTCAAGATCAGTACCCCGAGGTCATATGGATTTCACGAAAACTTGTTCAAGGGAGGTAAGAAAGATCAGCTATCACAGCGAACctcatttcatatatatgtacatgtattttcatttacaatgtacatatatcacaaGACCAGCTACCAAAGGGAACCTCACTTATATAGATGTCACACAAAGTAGTTAGGGGAAGTAAGCATATGATGATCCTCATTTAGATAGATATCACTCTACTAGTTAAGGGGAGAAAGGAAAGATCAGTTACAGACAGGATCCTCAATTAGATAGATATCACACGGGAGGTACAGTAGGAAAGGTCAGCTACGTACATACAGACAGGATCCTCATTTAGATAGATATCACATGGGAGGTACAGTAGGAAAGATCGGTTACAGACAAGATCCTCATTTAGATAGATATCACACGGGAGGTACAGTAGGAAAGATCGGTTACAGACAGGATCCTCATTTAGATAGATAACACACGGGAGGTACAATAGGAAAGATCAGTTACAGACAGGGTCCCCATTTAGATAGATATCACACGGGAGGTACAGTAGGAAAGGTCAGCTACAGACAGGATCCTCATTTAGATAGATATCACACGGGAGGTACAGTAGGAAAGATCAGTTACAGACAGGATCCCCATTTAGATAGATATCACACGGGAGGTACAGTAGGAAAGGTCAGCTACAGACAGGATCCTCATTTAGATAGATATCACATGGGAGGTACAGTAGGAAAGGTCAACTACAGACAGGATCCtcatttagatatatatcacacgGGAGGTACAGTAGGAAAGGTCAGCTACAGACAGGATCCTCATTTAGATAGATATCACACGGGAGGTACAGTAGGAAAGATCAGTTACAGACAGGATCCTCATTTAGATAGATATCACACGGGAGGTACAGTAGGAAAGATCAGTAACAGACTGGATCCCCATTTAGATAGATATCACACGGGAGGTACAGTAGGAAAGGTCAGCTACAGACAGGATCCTCATTTAGATAGATATCACACGGGAGGTACAGTAGGAAAGGTCAGCTACAGACAGGATCCTCATTTAGATAGATATCACTAAAACTAGTTTATTGGAGGAAAGAAAGACCAGTTGCCAGACAGGATCCTCATTTAGATAGATATCACttaaaccatatatatatagataagaGAAGGTAGGAAAGATCAGCTAGACATTATCCTCACGATAGATATATCACAAAAACTAGTTAATGGGAGGAAGAAAGATTATCTATACATGTAGATGGGATCCTCATTTATATCATGAAAACTAGGTTAGAGGAAGTAATAAAGATCAGCTCTAAATTTAGATGGGATCCTTTATTAAGATAGATATCACACAAACTACATGTACCGTAGTTTAGGGGAGGTAAAAAAGTTAAGTAACTAAAGATCATCAATTATATACTATACAGCTAGATACCACAAAAACCTAGGCTTGATTCTGGTagttaaagaaaaataaaagaaatatttgtacAGTCATTATGCAGGTACATGTACGTAGCTAGAGTAATATGAAACTTACTTCAAAGGAGATCAGCACTCCTTTTGATTATATAAGAACAAATTCAGACAGGGGAGGTTATTATAAGAAATTGTACT
This genomic stretch from Pecten maximus chromosome 16, xPecMax1.1, whole genome shotgun sequence harbors:
- the LOC117344965 gene encoding 39S ribosomal protein L51, mitochondrial-like; this translates as MACSLGKLLGYLPKPCAASFSKLSTAPLLVKKEPLLIRQPLVSCMPVSCCSTWSQRQKPKANKKKKFENEDHSQIPGTRFQDGPNKYQPKSPFKISTPRSYGFHENLFKGGVLPRDDKPFRSMKKYRPVNRWDEKHSLFGQNDYIDILGDGDVHPADLQKGPSWLIGQKDRSELHRLVRRLRMTGGKMKNMYPSKYEAMNKRVQYLYRRYNKHRSPKIS